The following DNA comes from Caulobacter mirabilis.
CGCGATCCGGAGGCCGTGATCGGCGCGGCGGCGCGGGGGTTTCGCAGCGGCGACCTGCTGCCTCAGCTTCGCCGACGGCCGCCCAAGGCGATGCTCGCCCTGCTGGCGCGGCGGCTCGCGCGTGGCGCGGCGCCCCTCGAGCGGACCGCCCGCGCTCGCCGCGTGCTCTGGCGGCTGCCGCCGCGCATTCCGGTTCCGGGCCGGGACCTGGCGTCTCACGCCTGGTGGCTGGCGCCCGTCCTGCCGCGTCATCCTGATCTCTTCGCCCAACGTCTGCGCGACGCCGGCTTCGACGCCACCCGCGGCGCGACCAGTCTGCGGGCTCTGCCCGGCGCGCCGAACGCCGCCCATCTGATCGACATGGTCGTCTATCTGCCGCTGTCGCCCTTCCTGTCGCAGGTCGACGAAGCCCGCTTGGCCGACCTCACGGTCGCGGCGTTTGACGACGACGCGCGTTCTTCCTTCATCACCGCACCGGCGGAGGCCCTTTCGACATGAGCAAGAAGACCTGGATCCCCGTTCGCGGCGCCCAGGGGCTGAACAGCCGCCAGGCGCACGCCGACCTGCCGGAGGGGACCTACGAGCGCGAGGTGTCCAAGGAAGGCTTCTTCGGCCCGGCCGCCTTCCTCTACCACCGCCGCCCGCCGACCGGCTGGACCTCGTTCGAGGGGCCGCTGCGCCCGCGCGCCTTCGACCTGAACGGTCTCAACGAGGCCGCGCCGTCGCCCTGGGACGCGCCGGTGGTGCTGCACAACGCGTCCTGCGAGATGCGGTTCTGGAAGCTGTCCGCGCCGATGCCGGCTTTGGCCCGCAACGCCGACGGCGACCAGCTGCTGTTCATCCACGCGGGCGAGGGCGACCTGTTCTGCGACTACGGCCGTATCGGCTATGTCGCCGGCGACTACCTCTACCTGCCGCGCGGGACGATGTGGCGGCTCAGCCCCTCGGCGCCGACCGCGATCCTGACCATCCAGGCGACCAACGGCCATTTCACCCTGCCGGACAAGGGCCTGCTCGGGCCGCACGCGCTGTTCGACCCGGCCATGCTCGACACCCCGGCGATGGACGAGGCCTTCCGCGCCCACCAGGCCCAGGACGGCGAGACGGCGGTGCATATCAAGAAGCGCGGCCAGGTCTCGGTGGCGACCTATCCCTACAACCCGCTGGATGCGGTCGGCTGGCACGGCGAGCTCGCGCCGGTGCGGATCAATGTGAAGGACTTCCGGCCCGTGGTCAGCGCCCGCTACCATCTGCCGCCCAGCGTCCACACGACCTTCCTGGCCGACCGGTTCGTGGTCTGCACCTTCGCGCCCCGGCCGTTCGAGACCGATCCGGGTGCGATCAAGATTCCCTTCTTCCACAACAACGACGATTTCGACGAGGTGCTGTTCTACCACGCCGGGGACTTCTTCAGCCGCGACCATATCGAGGCCGGCATGATGACCTTCCATCCGTCGGGCTTCACCCACGGGCCGCACCCCAAGGCGCTGAAGAAGATGCTGGTCCAGGACAAGGTCGCCACCGACGAGTACGCGGTGATGATCGACACCCGCGACCCGCTGGAGGTGGGCGAGGGGGCGTCGACGGTCGAGAACCCGGCCTACGTCGACAGCTGGAAGGCGCCGACGTGACGAACGGCGCCGTCGTCAGCCTGGACGAGAAGTTCGCGGCCTTCTCCGAGCACTGGCGGCCGAAGATCGCGGCCGAGCTGAACGGCCAGACGGTGCGGCTGGTGAAGGTGCAGGGCGTCTTCCCCTGGCATAGCCACGCCCAGGCCGAGGAGATGTTCCTGGTCTGGAAGGGCGTCTTCCGCGTCGAGTTCCGGGACCGGGTCGAGACCCTGCGGCCGGGGCAGTTCATCGTCGTGCCGCGCGGGATCGAACATCGCACCGCCGCCGACGAAGAGGCCGAGGTGATCATCTTCGAACCCGCAGAGGTCGTGAACACCGGCGACGCCGAGGCTTCCGCGTTCACCGCCCCCCAGGGAGTCCGCATATGACAGACGCCGCCGTCGATCCCGACCTGCTGGCCATGGCCGAGGACGAGCTGTCGCGCGCCGTGACCCTCAGCTGGCGCGAGGCCTCGAAGGTCACGCCCTGGGGCGACACGTTCGAGGGCATCTCGCCCGCCGGACGGAATGTGCAGGTCGAGCGCAACTACCTCTGGTCGGGCGCGCCCGGCGGAGACATTCTCGTCGAGATAGCGGTGTTCGGCGGCCCCTCGCGCTATGACGCGGGCGCCAGGGTCAGCCGAACCATCCGCAAGGGCGGCTGAGCCGTCGTCTCGTGGGGGGTCCGGCGATGATCGAGCACAGTGAGTTTCCTTGGGGGCCGCAGGATGCGCCGGGACTGCTGACGCCTCTGGGCGTCGTCGGCTGGGTGCTGGCGGCGGCGCTGCTGCTGATCCTGATGGCCGTGACGATGCGGGGCCAGGGCGGCGGCAAGGGTCCGCGCCGGCGCGGCGACGATTCGCAGCTGAACGAGATCTACGCCCATGTGCTGGCCGCGGCCCGCTACGCCCTGCGCCAGGACGAATTCGGCGTGCTGAAGGGCGCGGACCAGCTGCGCCGGGTGATCCGCACCCACCTCGGCGGCGTGCTGCTGGCCGGCGGGGGCCTGAACAAGACCCTGCGCGACCTGGGCGAAGCCATGGGCGAGGGCGGGAAGAAGCCCGAGCCGAAGCCGGCGAAGCACGACCATCCTCACGGCGGCGACGATCGCCACGGCGGTCACGGCGACTACGGCCATCGCCCCGAGCCGAAGCCGCTCGTGGTCGCCGAACCCGCCGGCGCGACGGTCGCCGAGACTGTCCACGGGCACAGCATCACGGTGAACATCGGCGGCGATGTGATCGAGCGGCCGACCGAGCCCGGCCACGGCGGTCACGGTCATGGCAAGCCGGACCACGGCAAGCCCGGCCACGATCCTCATCATCACCACGACGACAAACCCCTCACCCTCGAACAGCAGCTGGCGCAGGTGCGCCGCGCCGTGCGAGCGTTCGAGGTCTGGTGGAGCGACAAGCCGGCCCGGATGGCCGAGCTGCGCGCCGCCCATGACGACCTGACTTCCCACAGGAAGCCCGACCCGGGTCTCCTGGCCCTGCTAGAAGAGAAACGATGAAGCTTGCGTCCCTGAAGGGCGGCCGTGACGGTCGCCTCGTCGTCGTGTCCAACGATCTTGCCTGGTACGCCCCGGCCGACGCCATAGCGCCGACGCTCCAGGCGGCCCTCGACGACTGGGAGCGGTGCGAGCCGCTGCTGCGCGGCCTGGCCGAGAGCCTGGAACACGGCGCCGTGCCGCGCGACCGATTCCATGAGCACGAGGCCCATTCGCCCCTGCCGCGCGCTTACCAGTGGGCCGACGGCAGCGCCTATGTGAACCACGTCGCCCTGGTCCGGAAGGCCCGCGCGGCCGAGATGCCGGACAGCTTCTGGACCGACCCGCTGATGTACCAGGGCGGTTCCGACGGCTTCCTGGCGCCGCGCGATCCGATCCCTCTGAAGGACGAGGCCTGGGGCTGCGACCTGGAGGGCGAGATCGCCGTGGTCACCGGCGACGTGCCGCTGGGCGCGACGCGGGAGGAGGGCCTGGCCGCCGTTCGCCTGGTCATGCTGGTCAACGACGTCAGCCTGCGGAACCTGATCCCGGCCGAGCTGGCCAAGAATTTCGGCTTCTTCCAGTCCAAGCCCGCCAGCGCCTTCTCGCCGGTGGCGGTGACGCCGGACGCCCTGGGCGACGCCTGGAAGGACGGCAAGCTTCACGGCGCCTTGCAGGTCGAGCTGAACGGCAAGTCGTTCGGCGAGGCCGACGCCGGCGTCGACATGACCTTCGACTTCGGAACCCTGATCGCCCACGCGGCCAAGACCCGCGCCCTGTCGGCCGGCACGATCATCGGCTCTGGCACGGTCTCGAACCGCGACGCCGACGGCGGCCCCGGCAAGCCGATCGACCAGGGCGGGCTGGGCTACAGCTGCATCGCCGAGGTGCGGACGGTCGAGACCCTGCTCGCGGGCGAGGCGAAGACCCCCTTCCTTCGCCATGGCGACACGGTGCGGATTGAGATGCGCGACGCCAAGCGCCATTCGATCTTCGGCGCCATCGAGCAGACGGTCGCCGTACCGGGCAGGTAGGAGGCCGGCGAGATGGACTCAGGCGTGACGCGGTCGCAGGACCCGGCGGACGGCGACGTGGCGCTGGAGCTGGACGAGTACCTGCCGTTCCGGCTGTCGGTGGCGTCGAACGGCGTCTCCCGACTGATCGCGCGCGCCTACGAGGACCGCTTCGGCCTGACCATCCCGCAGTGGCGGCTGCTGGCGGTCCTCGCCGAGGGCGGGCTGACGCCCCAGGCGATCGTCGTGCGGACGGTGATGGACAAGGTCACCGTCAGCCGCGCCGCCCAGGTGCTGACCAGCCGGCGCCTGATCGCCCGCACGGCCAGCGAGTCGGACGGCCGGTCGCACACCCTGACGCTGACCGAAACCGGCCGCCGGCTGCATGCCGAGATCGCGCCCCTGGCCCTGGCCTACGAGGCCGCGCTGCTGGCCGGGCTGGCTCCGGGGGAGGTGGCTCAGCTCAAGCGCCTGCTCATGCGGCTGGAGGCCGCGGCGGCCCGCCTGTCCGGAGAGACGCCGGCGCGTTGACCCGCTCGGGCGGCGGGCGCAAACATCGCCGCCTGTTGTTCCTCGAGGGGCTTCCCATGCGTCCGCACATCAAACTCGCCTGGCTCCTACTGGCCGGCGCGCCCCTGGCCGTCGCCGCCCCGTCGGCGGTCGTCGCGGCCGAGGCCGCCGCGGCGTCGGCCTACGCCGTGATCCCCATGAAGCCGAACACCGCCTTCCTCACCCCCGAGGAGCGAAAGGTGGTCAATCTGCTGATCCAGGCGGCTGACCAGATGGCGGCCATCTACGATCGCCAGCGGGTGACCCAGGGCGGTCCCGACGGCCCCGGCCATGGATTCTATCCTTCCGGCCTGACCCAGGCGGACTTCGAGGCCTATCTCGCCGCCCATCCGGCCGAGAAGCCGGCCCTGATGGACGCCTACACGGTCGTCCGTCGGCAGGGGGACAAGCTGGTCGCCGTGCCTTACTCGGTCGAATACCGGGCCGAACTGGCCAAGGCCGCGGCCCTGTTGGAGCAGGCCGCCGCGACCACCAGCAATCCCAGCCTCAAGCGTTTCCTGACGCTGCGCGCCGAGAGCTTCCGGACCAACGACTACTTCCAGTCCGAGATGGCCTGGATGGACCTGAAGGGCACGCCGATCGAGGTCGCCATCGGGCCGTACGAGACTTACACCGACGAGCTGATGGGCCAGAAGGCGGCGTTCGAGGCCTTCGTGACCCTGATGGATCCGAAGGAGTCCGCCGCGCTCGACAAGTACAAGGGCTACCTCAAGGCCATGGAGGCCAACCTCCCGGTCGAGGATCGCTACAAGAACTTCAAACGGGGCGGGGACAGCCCGATCGCCGTGGCCGAGCAGGTGCGCGGCGGGGGCGACAACCTGCACGGCCCGCAGACCATCGCCTTCAACCTGCCCAACGACGAGCGGGTCCGCGAGGCCAAGGGGGCCAAGAAGGTCATCCTGTCCAACGTGCTGGGCGCCAAGTACGACGGCATCCTCAAGCCGATCGCCGCCCGGGTGCTAGTCTCCGAGCAGGCCGGCCTGGCCAACAAGAAGTACATGACGTTGGAGACCCTGTTCCACGAGCTGTCGCACAGCCTCGGGCCGGGCTCGATCACCGTCGACGGCCGCGCCACCACGGTCACCGCCGAGCTGAAGGACATCGGCGGCACGGCCGAGGAGGCCAAGGCCGACGTCATGGGCGCCTACAACATCCTGTTCATGATGCAGAAGGGCGAGCTGCCGGCGGCCGAGAAGCCGCAGCTCTACGCCACCTATCTCGCCGGTCTGTTCCGCGCCGCCCGCTGGGGCGACGAGGAGGCCCACGGCCGCGGCGCGGCGCTGCAGTACGGCTACCTGCGCAGCAAAGGCGCGGTGGTCTGGGACCCGGCGCAGAAGAAGTTCCGTTTCGACGACGCCAAGATGGAGGCCGGCATCCGCGACCTGACCGCCGACATCGTGCGGCTGCAGGGGAACGGCGACTACGCCGGCATGGTCGCCTTCTTCGACCGGTACGCCCATCTCGACGCCGAGGCGAAAGAGGTGATCGCGACGCTGAAGGACATCCCGGTGGATATCGCGCCGAACTATCCGGAGACGATCTGAGCCCGCAAGATGCTCCCCTCTGGGGGAGCTGTCGGCGAAGCCGACTGAGGGGGTCCTGCTGGGCCAGGCGTGGAAACCGCGAGGCCCACGACCCCCTCCGTCTCGCCTTCGGCGAGCCACCTCCCCCAGAGGGGAGGATCATGGCTCGCTACGCCGCCTGCGGAAGGTGGTTGGCGCGGTAGGCGGCGGCGTCGCTGGTGAACTCGGCGTGGCCATACTGGGCCAGCAACCGGTGGATCTTGCGCACCAGGGTCCGGTCGGCGGCTTCGCGCAGGCCGGGGACGTCGGCGGCGAGGTCGTAGGCCTTCCTGCGAAGGCCGACGAAGATCGTGCTGCCGAGAAAGAACAGCCGGTCGGCCGTGTTCAGCGTTACGCCGACCGATCGCGCCTCGACCTCGTCGCCCCCCAGGATGACGCGGACGAAGAGCATCTTCGAGAAGCCCTTCTCAATCCGATTGAACATTCTGCCGCCCAGACTTTCGTCGGCGGGCAGGTAGGCGTCCAGGGTGGCGCGCAGAAGCTCGCCGCAGGTCTTGTCGTCGAAGCCCTTGCGCAGGGTCTGGTCGCGCAGGTTCATGATTTCCACGATGCCTTGGGGCGTGTCCGGCAACAGCTCCTCGGGCAGGCCCAGCAGGAAGCAGCGATAGCGGGCCAGCTCGACTTTGGCCCGCTGCTGCGGCGTGTAAGCGATCCTGCCCTTGGCGAGCAGCGCGTAGGCCATGAAGAAGATCGGAGCCAGGCCAGCCGGCATCTGGTCGATCTGCGGGATCGGTATCCCGAACACCGCCTTGTCCCAGCCTTTGGATCGCAGGGCGTTGAACCGCACCATCGAGTGCATCAGTCGGACCATCGCAGCCGCGCGGAAGCCCGGGCCGTGCCGCTCCAGCGCGCCCGGCAGGGCCGTGGTCGCGAAGAAGGTCGCCGTCTCCTTCACGCGCTTGGCCGAGGTCTCGTTGGACAGCGTCCCGGTCAGGGCCATCGGCAGGGCGGCGTACTTGTTCATGAAGGTGGCGATGAAGCCGGCGCGCATTGTGAAGGGCGAGACGTTGACAATGTTGTTGCGGTCCAGCCGTGCGCCTTCCTCGACCAGGGCCATGTCGAGCCACGCGGGAGTCTGCTCCATCGCGTGGATGAAGGCGACCAGCTCCGGCGGGGCCTCAGGGACGGCGTCCAGGCCCTGGTCGCAGGCGCGGGTCAGCATGTCGATCAGCCCGCGGAAGCCGTGCTGCGGGATCAGAGCGGCGTAGGCGTCGGCCACCGTGTCGCCGAGCATGGAGTAGGCCCGCATCCGCTCGACCTTCTCCGGATCGGCTAGGATCCGGGCGCGGGCCGCCGAGGCCTTGTCGGTCGCCGTCGGGTCGATCGGGTCGTCGTTGAACCGCTCGGGCGTGGCGTCGAAATCGACCGATCCATAGAAGGCGGGCAGGGCGGTTTTCTGGCCGGCGACCTTGGCCTTCAGCTGCTCCAGGGTGAGGGTCATGATGTGTCCTTGGCTGGCTTTCGGAGGAAGCGTGGCATGAAATTGTGTCGCGTGACAGATTTTTATCTGTCGATCGATAGATTTTTAATCGGAGCGGCGCGCCGGCCTGGAATGGCCTAACCTGTCGCCAGGAAAGCAAGAGTTGCGATGCCGCCTGCCGAGACCTCCGATGACGCGCCCGTCCGCGGACGGCGACAGCCCGCGGCCGGCTACCGCAAGGGAGAGGCGACGCGCGCGCGCTTCCTGGAGGTGGCGCTGGCGGTGTTCGGGCGCGAGGGCTTCGCCGGGGCGACCACCCGCCGGATCGCCGAGGAGGCCGGCGCCAGCCTGCCGACGCTGAACTACTATTTCGGCGACAAGGAGGGCCTCTACCGCGCCTGCGCCGAGGAGATCGCGCGCCGCTCTCACGACGCCATAAGCGAAATCGCCATCCGCTCGGCCGAGGCCCTGCGGGCGCCCATGCCGCCCGCTGCGGCGCGGAACGAACTCAAGCGGCTGTTCGGCGCTCTGGTCCGGTTCGTAATGACCAGCGACGGGGGGGCGACGCGGGCCCTGTTCGTTCAACGCGAAATGACCGATCCGGGCGCGGCGGCGGAGATTCTCTACGGCGCGCTTTGGTCGCCGGCCATCGAGCTGATCGGCGCCCTGATCAGCCGGGCGATGGGGCAGCCGGAGACCCTTGCCGAGGCGAGGGTTCGCGCCGTCCTGCTGCTCTCCAGCCTCACCGCCTTCCAGACCGGCCGGATGGTCATCGACCGCGCCCTGGGCGAGCAGGGCGCCGGGCTGGACCAGGTCGCGGTCGTGACCCGGGTGATCGAGGAACAGATCGACGCCATCGGCCCGGCCTGAGGTCCCTCCGCAAGCTCGCCGACTTTCGAGGTGGACGCGCGGGCGCCGCCTGTGGCAATCCACGCGCTCACCGCTGCGGGGCCTGGGCTCCGCGGAACCTGTGCGGGTGTGGTGGAATGGTAGACGCGGGGGTCTCAAAAACCCCTTCCGAGAGGAGTGTCGGTTCGAGTCCGACCACCCGCACCACGTTTCACGCTCATGAAGGTCTGAGCTCGTCGCGGCGACGGTATCGATCTACTCTCCATGAGGATGGAGCGACCGTCATGCGACTGCCTATGACCACCGGCGTGGGAAGCGCGCTTCTCGCTGTCTCGATGGCTGTCGGGATGGCGGCCTGGCCGGCTTCGGCGGCGGAACTCCCAAAGGCGCTGGCGCATGCCGCCGAGGCCTATGAGCGAGCCCAGATCGAGGGCGACGCCGCGGCCTTGGAGCGGCTGATGGCGCCGGACTTCGTTCTGGTCGGGGGCGATGGTTCGCGGACCGGCAAGACGGCCCATATCGCCGAGTTCACCGATCCCAAGCTTGACCTTCAGCCCGTGGTCGTTCGGGAGGCTGTGGAGCAGGTCTGGCCCGACGGCGCGGCTCTGGGCGGGACCGTGGACCTTGTCGGCGCCTATGACGGCAAGCCGTTCCGCCAGACCCTGCGCTACATCGACGTCTGGCGATGGCGCGATGGGCGGTGGCAGGTGGTCTACGGCCAGGCCACCCGCGTTCCGCCGCAGCCTTGAGGCGCCCGGCTTCCGCCTGAGGCGCGAAACGCTCCGTCATCCGTTCTTGACCGTGACGACGGCGCCCCTCGGCGTCCGCGTTCGCGCGCGTCGACGTGGCGCTTGCAAAATCCTGAGTGACCGCTAGGAATAAACCAAGTGACCACTAGGAATTGGATCGACGGTGAGCGGACGTCTCGTCATCGGGTTGGATAGCGGGGGGGCCAAGACGGCCGGGGCGCTGTGCGACGAGCGCGGCCGGGTGCTGGCGCAGGCGCGGGACGTGGGCGCGGCGATCGTCGGCCTGCCGACGCCGCACTTCTACGCCGTGGCCGAGGCGGCGCTGGCCGGCCTGTGCCGCGACGCCGGGGTGGCGCTCGATCGGGTCGACCGCGTGGCCATCGGCCTGAGCGGCGTCGACTATCCGGATGAGCAGGCCGAACAGCACCGCCTGGTCGCCGAGCGGCTGGGACTGGGCGGCCGGCTGGACCTGGTCAACGACGGCCTGGTGGCGCTGTGGGGGGTCTCCGACACCACGAAGACCGCCCTGATGCAGCACGGCAGCGGGATCACCACCGCCTACCGCACCGCGCCGGGGCAGGAGACGATCTACGACAGCCTGGACATCGCCCAGGTCTACGACCTGCGCCGGGCGGCGTTCGCGCAGACCGCGCGGATGATCGACGGGCGGGCCCGGGTCACGGGGCTCAGGGACCGCGTGCTCGCCCATTGCGGCGTGACCGCGGACCGCTTCGCCGAGTGGGCGTTCCGTGACCCGGCGGCCCGCGCGCGCCGTTTCGCCGTGGCCGGGGTGGTGTTCGACGCCTGGCGCGAGGGCGATCCCGCCGCCCGGGTGATGGTCGAGCGCGCCGCCGCCGACTATGTCCTGTCGATGCGCGCCATGGGCGACCGCATCGACGGTTCGTTCGACGCGGCGTTCGGCGGCGGCGTCATTACCCGCGGCGGTCGCGCCTTCCAGGACCTGATCGGCGACCTGATGGCCTGGGAGGTTCCGGCCGCCCGCATGGTCGACATCCGCCTGCCGCCGGAACTGGGCGCCGTCGTGCTGGCCGGCCACGGCTGCGGCCTGGACGCCCGGACCCTGTTCGCCGACCTCGCCGCCTTGGAGACCGCCTCGTGAAGTCCATCGTCCTCTGCATCGTCGGCGCCGGCGGCAGCTATACCCCCGAGATCGTCGAGGGGGTGCTCGAGCGCGAAGGGTTGGCGGTCGCCGAGATCAGCCTGACCGACGCCGATCCGGAGCGGCTGGCGGTCATGGCCGGGCTGACGCGCCGGATGATCGCCGCCAAGGGCGCCGGGATCGCTGTCCGCGAGGACCGGGACCTGGCCCGGGCGGTCGAGGGCGCGGACTTCGTTGTGACCCAGATCCGCGTCGGCGGCATGGCGGCCCGGCAGATCGACGAGACCATTCCGCCGCGCTACGGCGTGATCGGCCAGGAGACCACCGGCCCGGGCGGGATGTTCAAGGCGCTGCGCACCATCCCGGTGATGATCGACATCGCCCGGACGATCGCCCAGGTCGCTCCGAACGCCTTCATCCTGAACTACACCAACCCCAGCGGCATCGTGACCGAGGCGGTGCTCAATCACACCGACGCCAAGCTGCTGGGCCTCTGCTCGTCGATCCCGTTGCTGCAGCACCGGCTGAAGCGGTTGCTGGCCGATCCGTTCGGGCCGGTCGAGATCGGCAGCGTCGGGCTGAACCACCTGGGATTCGTGCACAGCATCGTCACGGTCTCCGGAGAGGACGTCACCGCGGCGGCGATCGCCTATCTGGCCAGCCGGCACGGCGCCAACGACAACATGTTCGCCTCGGCCCTGCACATGGCGCCGGTGCTGGGCGCCATCCCGGTGGAGAAGTACGGCGACCTCTATTTCCACCGCCGGGCCGAGGCGGTCATCGCCGCCGCCGCCAAGGAGACCCGCGCCCAGGCCGTGATGACCATCGAGGCCGAAGTCCTGGCCGAGGCCGCCGATCCGGCCGTCTCCGCCAAGCCGCAGGCGCTGATCCGGCGGGGCGGGGAGGGCTACAGCGGCGTGACCTTCGACACCCTGGACGCGGTGCTGAACGACCGCGGCGCGAAGATCGTGATGAGCGCCCTCAACCGCGGCGCCGTCGCCGGCCTGCCGGACGATGTGGCGGTCGAAACGGTCTGCCACGTCGACGCCTCCGGCGCCCGGCCGCTGCCGGTCGGCGAGATCCCGCTGCCGTTCCGGGGCCTGGTGCAGGCCGTGAAGGCGCACGAGAGCCTGACCGTCCAGGCGGCGGTGACCCGCAGCCGCGACGTCGCGCTGCAGGCGCTGCTCGCCCATCCGCTCGTCGGCGACATCGACATCGCCGAGCCGATGCTGGACGAGCTGTTGCAGGCCCACGGCCTGGACTACCGATAGAGAACCTAGGGGAGGGGACGTCATGGCCGGCATCGGGGAGCGGTTGGGCCTTGGCCCGCACGAGCGGCTGCTCATCGTCAACTGCGACGACGTCGGCTCCAGCCACGCGGCCAACCTCGCCTGTCTGGAGGCGATGCGGACCGGGGTCGCGACCAGCGGCACCCTGATGGTTCCCTGTCCCTGGGCGCGGGAGGCGGTCGACCTGTTCGAGGGGCTGGACCTCGGCGTCCACCTGACCCTGACGGCGGAGTATCCCGGCTATCGCTGGCGGTCGCTGACCGGCGCGGCCTCGCTGCATGACGCCGAGGGCTTCCTGCCGTCCAACGTGGCGGCGGTGTCGGCCAATGCAAGTCCCGACGACGTCCGGACAGAGTGTCGGGCGCAGATCGAGCAGGCGCTGGCCTGGGGCGTCGACGTGACCCACCTGGACTCCCACATGGGGACCAACCAGATCGATCCCCGCTTCTTCGCCATCTACGTCGAGCTGGCGGTGGAGTACGATCTGCCGCTGCGCATGGTCGGGCCCAGGCTCGACGGGCTGCTGGGCTTCCCGGGGCGGGACCAGGCCGCGGCGGCCGGGCT
Coding sequences within:
- a CDS encoding polysaccharide deacetylase family protein, with the protein product MAGIGERLGLGPHERLLIVNCDDVGSSHAANLACLEAMRTGVATSGTLMVPCPWAREAVDLFEGLDLGVHLTLTAEYPGYRWRSLTGAASLHDAEGFLPSNVAAVSANASPDDVRTECRAQIEQALAWGVDVTHLDSHMGTNQIDPRFFAIYVELAVEYDLPLRMVGPRLDGLLGFPGRDQAAAAGLVFPDEFVSHWGRPTDALFRQALPAVGPGVTEVNVHPVLDGPELRGYDLTEAQIRVDDHAVTMDPAMADFLDDQGFRRISFRPLRDLQRAAA